From a region of the Blochmannia endosymbiont of Camponotus modoc genome:
- a CDS encoding thymidine kinase has protein sequence MAQLYFYYSAMNAGKTTALLQSSYNYQERGMRTVLYTADMNSRDNRYKQIKSRIGLYASARAFNIKTNFFDQIVTIHQKDIIHCVLVDECHFLNRNQVIDLSKIVDVLNIPVLCYGLRTDFRADLFSGSLWLLAWADKLIELKTICYCGRKSNRVLRIDDKGLIIRDGNQILIGGNNRYVSVCRKHFVEQLESPLSLTKRVYKNR, from the coding sequence ATGGCACAATTATATTTTTATTATTCCGCAATGAATGCTGGAAAAACTACCGCATTATTACAGTCTTCTTATAATTATCAAGAACGAGGAATGCGCACTGTGTTATATACTGCTGACATGAATTCTCGAGATAATAGATATAAACAAATTAAATCTCGTATTGGATTATATGCTTCTGCCAGAGCGTTTAACATTAAAACTAATTTTTTTGATCAAATAGTAACTATACATCAAAAGGATATAATACATTGTGTATTAGTGGATGAGTGTCATTTTCTCAATCGTAATCAAGTGATTGATTTAAGCAAGATAGTCGATGTGTTAAATATTCCAGTATTATGTTATGGATTACGTACTGATTTTAGAGCTGATTTATTTTCAGGCAGTCTATGGTTATTAGCATGGGCAGATAAATTAATCGAATTAAAAACTATTTGTTATTGTGGACGAAAATCTAATAGAGTTCTTAGAATTGATGATAAAGGTTTAATAATTCGAGATGGAAATCAAATATTGATTGGTGGTAATAATCGCTATGTTTCAGTGTGTCGTAAACATTTTGTAGAACAATTAGAGTCACCATTATCTTTAACAAAACGTGTATATAAAAATAGATAA
- the cls gene encoding cardiolipin synthase, which produces MIAIHAIFNCIFLCSYWLLIVLVTFRVLIKRRAVPSSMAWLLVIYVLPLIGIITYLLFGESNLGKQRSTRSKIAWSSTMRRIQILKTYKHIFSTEHSVIASSLFKLCEHRQGIGALRGNQIQLLKKTDDTIISLIKDIELAQHSIDMVFYIWESGGLVDHVIKKLIIAAKKGIRCRIILDSAGCANFFSSSYPNIMRQAGVNIVEALHVNLLRVFLRRMDLRQHRKMILIDDHIAYTGSMNMVDPQLFKKNIGIGQWVDIMVRIDGPAASAMSIIFSSDWEIETGQHVLFPLLFNTHIVADHKLIPTGHTVQIIPSGPGCPEGIIHQALLISLYEARKKLIITTPYLVPSDDLLHAICTAAQRGVEVHIIIPQNNDSVLVNWASRAFFSELLKAGVLIHQFQNGLLHVKSVLIDQQLSLIGTVNLDIRSLWLNFEITLVIDSKDFSNELEKTQENYIAHSKTIDPQKWANRPYWERIVERLFYFLSPLL; this is translated from the coding sequence ATGATTGCGATTCATGCCATATTTAATTGTATTTTCTTATGCAGTTATTGGTTATTAATCGTACTAGTTACATTTCGAGTTTTAATAAAACGCCGAGCAGTACCATCGTCTATGGCATGGTTATTAGTAATTTATGTTTTGCCTTTAATAGGTATCATTACATATCTATTATTTGGAGAATCTAACCTTGGTAAACAACGATCTACTAGAAGTAAGATAGCATGGTCATCTACTATGCGTCGCATACAAATACTAAAAACCTACAAACATATATTTTCCACTGAACACAGCGTAATCGCTTCTTCATTATTTAAGCTTTGCGAACATCGTCAAGGAATAGGCGCTCTAAGAGGTAATCAAATACAGTTATTAAAAAAAACTGACGATACCATCATATCTTTAATTAAAGATATTGAATTAGCTCAACACAGTATTGATATGGTATTTTATATTTGGGAATCTGGGGGACTAGTAGATCATGTTATAAAAAAATTAATTATAGCAGCTAAAAAAGGTATCCGGTGTCGAATTATATTAGATTCAGCCGGATGCGCTAATTTTTTCAGTAGTTCATATCCTAATATAATGCGCCAGGCTGGGGTGAATATTGTAGAAGCACTGCATGTCAATTTGTTACGCGTCTTCTTACGTCGTATGGATTTGCGACAACACCGAAAAATGATATTAATTGATGACCATATTGCTTATACTGGCAGTATGAATATGGTAGATCCACAATTGTTTAAAAAAAACATAGGAATTGGACAATGGGTCGACATTATGGTACGCATAGACGGGCCTGCAGCTTCAGCCATGAGCATAATATTTTCTTCTGATTGGGAAATCGAAACGGGACAACACGTATTGTTCCCATTGTTATTCAACACTCACATAGTAGCAGATCATAAACTAATACCAACAGGACATACTGTTCAAATTATTCCCTCTGGACCAGGATGTCCAGAGGGAATAATTCATCAAGCATTACTAATATCATTATATGAAGCACGTAAAAAACTTATTATTACTACTCCATATTTGGTACCTAGTGATGATTTATTACATGCCATTTGTACAGCAGCACAACGGGGCGTAGAAGTACATATTATTATTCCTCAAAACAACGACTCTGTATTAGTAAACTGGGCTAGCAGAGCATTTTTTAGCGAATTATTAAAAGCCGGAGTTTTAATACATCAATTCCAAAATGGATTACTGCACGTAAAAAGTGTATTAATCGATCAGCAATTAAGTCTAATAGGAACCGTAAACCTAGATATACGCAGTTTATGGCTAAACTTTGAAATCACATTAGTCATTGATAGTAAAGATTTTAGTAATGAGCTAGAAAAAACACAGGAGAATTATATTGCACACTCTAAAACAATCGATCCCCAAAAATGGGCTAACCGTCCTTATTGGGAACGCATTGTTGAACGTTTATTTTATTTCTTAAGTCCTCTTTTATAA
- a CDS encoding TonB family protein, with protein sequence MKYDIFLKKIKDLIIDPFQRIWRRLHMSIYFCCFLSCVIHVFVMHVLLYYCHHSVNQSVCAQRSNIMTLSLLQTSQIFHESLEKNQLSKTLKTCHKQQNSRSIIRSEKKILDSSKYTLNADKNLSSVEKNNVNIGKSTTHSVHVPEKHQDRPYISSCIINCVYPEYPNRAKILNIAGKIIVQYDVNTRGKVDNICILSAVPSGVFEESIRSAMRRWVYESNKPEKKLIITFKFCLNSVKMFCN encoded by the coding sequence ATGAAATATGATATTTTTTTAAAAAAAATAAAAGATTTGATTATAGATCCGTTCCAACGGATTTGGCGCAGACTACATATGTCAATTTATTTTTGTTGTTTTTTATCATGTGTAATACATGTATTTGTAATGCATGTATTATTATATTATTGTCATCATTCTGTTAATCAGTCTGTTTGTGCGCAAAGATCTAATATAATGACATTGTCATTACTGCAAACTAGTCAAATTTTTCATGAATCGTTAGAAAAAAATCAGTTGTCAAAAACACTTAAAACATGTCATAAGCAGCAAAATTCAAGATCTATAATTCGTTCAGAAAAAAAAATTTTAGATAGTTCTAAATATACATTAAATGCTGATAAAAATTTGTCTTCGGTTGAGAAAAACAATGTTAATATTGGAAAATCTACAACACATTCTGTACATGTTCCTGAAAAACATCAGGATCGACCGTATATATCTTCTTGCATAATTAATTGCGTATATCCAGAATATCCTAATAGAGCGAAAATATTAAATATAGCAGGCAAAATTATTGTACAATATGATGTAAATACTAGAGGTAAAGTTGATAACATATGTATATTATCAGCGGTCCCTTCTGGTGTATTCGAAGAAAGTATTAGATCAGCTATGCGTCGTTGGGTATATGAGAGCAATAAACCAGAAAAAAAATTGATTATTACTTTCAAATTT